One region of Gossypium raimondii isolate GPD5lz chromosome 6, ASM2569854v1, whole genome shotgun sequence genomic DNA includes:
- the LOC105774190 gene encoding cysteine-rich receptor-like protein kinase 4, with the protein MMMVDSFTKVFLVAVCLSTFSFGSLEDLTRWYYFCSNATTLTGNIVYAANVDQLFSYLSTKATEHDGFFNTTAGQEPNMVYGLFLCRGDARPEICRDCINLAAADVVKLCPNQSWAIIWYNQCMLRYSNRSIFSSMAERPNVSLSYRVDAMEPYRFNRLVATVMKDIATRAPNATSRTKKFSTKEATFNAFQTLYSLAQCTPDISSEDCYRCLQDAIADLQFHLGGKQSGFAMYPSCTAQYQTSPFYSLNQTGLAKPPVSPQHPLLLPPPPPPGKRGISSQTVIKIVVSTVGFLVLSCFLCCVLGWKATKKLTARKTRNDELKAMALQSLRFDLSIIEAATKNFAEVNKIGAGGFGSVYKVWRQWKNGTPIEVMDSALRDSYVSNEVARCIHIALLCVQQDPEARPPTAKVVLMLSSSSVTLPSPQRTTFYFGTITKGKPSIMNYKSNQSTSSALCHGLRFFPRDPCGLRKLLRSKTPKSA; encoded by the exons atgatgatggTTGATTCCTTCACCAAAGTCTTTCTTGTAGCTGTGTGTCTTTCAACCTTTAGCTTCGGCAGTTTAGAGGATCTAACGCGATGGTACTACTTCTGTTCCAACGCAACCACTTTGACCGGAAACATCGTCTATGCCGCGAATGTCGATCAGCTCTTCTCTTATCTCTCAACCAAAGCGACGGAGCACGACGGATTCTTCAACACCACCGCGGGACAGGAGCCTAACATGGTGTATGGTCTCTTTCTCTGCCGTGGGGATGCCCGTCCTGAAATATGCCGTGACTGCATCAACCTTGCTGCTGCCGATGTAGTTAAACTTTGTCCTAACCAAAGTTGGGCTATTATTTGGTATAACCAGTGCATGCTACGTTACTCGAACCGGTCCATCTTTTCCTCCATGGCTGAAAGACCTAATGTAAGTTTGTCGTACAGGGTAGACGCCATGGAACCATACCGCTTTAACCGGCTGGTTGCAACTGTGATGAAAGATATTGCAACTCGGGCTCCAAACGCTACATCCAGGACTAAAAAGTTTTCTACGAAAGAGGCAACTTTTAATGCGTTCCAAACACTTTACAGCCTAGCACAGTGCACACCCGACATTTCCAGTGAGGATTGCTACAGATGCCTCCAGGACGCTATTGCAGACTTGCAATTCCATTTAGGTGGAAAACAATCAGGATTTGCTATGTACCCTAGCTGTACTGCACAATATCAGACAAGCCCTTTCTATAGCCTAAACCAAACTGGATTAGCTAAGCCCCCAGTCTCGCCTCAACATCCTCTTCTACTCCCTCCACCTCCTCCTCCAG GTAAAAGGGGGATATCATCACAGACAGTGATCAAAATTGTTGTTTCAACGGTTGGCTTCTTGGTTTTGTCCTGTTTCTTATGTTGTGTTCTTGGTTGGAAAGCAACCAAGAAACTAACTGCGCGAAAAACCAGAAATG ATGAACTCAAAGCCATGGCATTGCAATCTCTGAGATTTGATTTGAGTATAATTGAAGCTGCTACAAAAAACTTCGCTGAAGTTAACAAGATCGGTGCTGGTGGATTTGGCAGTGTATATAAG GTATGGAGACAATGGAAAAATGGGACACCAATAGAAGTGATGGATTCAGCCTTAAGAGATTCTTATGTAAGCAATGAAGTTGCAAGGTGCATTCACATCGCCTTGTTGTGCGTTCAACAAGATCCAGAAGCAAGGCCACCAACGGCGAAAGTTGTTCTCATGCTCAGTAGTTCCTCGGTTACTTTGCCATCACCTCAAAGAACAACATTCTATTTTGGCACCATTACTAAAGGAAAGCCTTCGATTATGAATTATAAATCCAATCAATCAACAAGTAGTGCCTTGTGTCACGGACTTAGGTTTTTCCCAcgcgatccgtgcggccttaggaaACTTCTTCGCTcaaaaacgcctaagtcagcctaa
- the LOC105772048 gene encoding uncharacterized protein LOC105772048, with amino-acid sequence MARWQILLSEFDIVYINQKVVKGTAIVDFLASRALEDFEPLDFDFPNEDLICVATAEQGSQEYHPWKLNFDGASNAVGNGIGAVLMSPIGDHYPFTSKLDFDCTNNMVEYEAYIMGIRAAIERKIKTLEVYGDSVLVIYQFKGEWETRDLKLVRYQKLVLELTEEFDDITFHCLPRDENQMADVLATLASMIKVNKLEDMKPIQMSIYETPAHYYNIEEQKNVSHPWYQVILQYVKNREYPEQTTENDKRALRRLAIDYVLDGEILYKRGKDQVYATSYANVTKSAVNKFLKKEIICRYRMPERIISDNLLNLNNSGIERIASDFSSKLQQNKFKLRVAVEWIEAPIPTPLKRQ; translated from the exons atggctagatggcagattttactcTCCGAGTTCGATATAGTCTATATAAATCAGAAGGTTGTTAAAGGGACTGCAATAGTAGACTTTTTAGCTAGTCGAGCTTTAGAAGACTTTGAACCCCTGgattttgatttcccaaatgaagacTTGATATGCGTGGCAACTGCTGAACAAGGTTCTCAAGAATATCATCCTTGGAAATTAAATTTCgatggagcttcaaatgctGTAGGaaatgggattggggcagtcctgATGTCCCCAATTGGAGACCACtatcctttcaccagtaaattggattttgattgcacaaataatatggTCGAATATGAAGCGTACATCATGGGCATCCGTGCAGCTATAGAACGTAAAATTAAGACGTTAGAGGTATACGGGGACTCTGTGTTGGTAATATACCAATTCAAGGGTGAATGGGAGACGAGAGACCTCAAATTAGTCAGGTATCAAAAGTTGGTCCTTGAACTGACGgaagagtttgatgacattactTTCCACTGTCTCCCACGAGATGAGAACCAAATGGCTGATGTATTAGCcactttagcttccatgattaaGGTGAACAAGCTAGAAGATATGAAACCTATCCAGATGAGCATTTATGAGACCCCGGCTCATTACTACAATATCGAGGAACAGAAAAATGTTAGTCATCCTTGGTACCAAGTCATATTACAATACGTGAAGAATCGCGAGTACCCTGAGCAGacaacggagaatgataagagggcATTAAGGAGATTAGCCATAGATTATGTCCTAGATGGAGAGATTTTATACAAAAGAGGAAAGGATCAA GTATATGCTacttcatatgctaatgtcacgaaaTCAGCAGTCAAtaagttcttgaaaaaagagatcatatgcCGATACAGAATGCccgaaagaatcatatctgacaacTTGCTGAACTTGAACAATAGCGGAA TAGAGCGAATCGCATCAGACTTCTCTTCAAAGTTGCAGCAGAACAAGTTCAAGCTAcgagttgcagtggagtggatcgaagcaccaattcctacACCTCTGAAGAGGCAGTAG